From Microlunatus capsulatus, a single genomic window includes:
- a CDS encoding low temperature requirement protein A produces MSAPAAPALVRRLVARDPDEPHRVATPLELLTDLCFVVAIAAAATQLHHAVVEDHVVAGVTGFLMAFFAIWWAWLNFTWFASAYDNDDVVYRLLTIVQILGVLVLAAGIPLVFEGHFTVVVLGYVVMRVALVLQWLRAAQQDPAHRTTNRRYALGIVVVQLGWVAFIPLAELEVLRVPLFVLLAAADVAVPVWAERAGMTSWHPHHVAERYGLFFIIVLGETVLAATTAVSEAFADPAARLGVLVVVVSSVLIVFSCWWLYFSREAGPVLARARTEGLGLAFRWGFGHYAVFASAAAVGAGLAARVDHWTHHAEAPELVTAASVTVPTAVLVAMIWLIQLRGPDASARTAVPFGLAVLLVLAGTLTPVPELVAGLVVAALLVVEVRLAAAAGGTAAP; encoded by the coding sequence ATGAGCGCCCCCGCCGCCCCCGCCCTCGTCCGCCGGCTGGTGGCGCGCGACCCCGACGAGCCGCACCGGGTCGCCACCCCGCTCGAGCTGCTCACCGACCTCTGCTTCGTCGTGGCCATCGCCGCCGCGGCGACCCAGCTGCACCACGCCGTCGTCGAGGACCACGTCGTCGCCGGGGTGACCGGCTTCCTCATGGCCTTCTTCGCCATCTGGTGGGCCTGGCTGAACTTCACCTGGTTCGCCTCGGCCTACGACAACGACGACGTCGTCTACCGGCTGCTGACCATCGTGCAGATCCTCGGGGTGCTGGTGCTCGCGGCCGGCATCCCGCTGGTCTTCGAGGGTCACTTCACCGTCGTCGTGCTCGGCTACGTGGTGATGCGGGTCGCGCTGGTGCTCCAGTGGCTGCGGGCGGCGCAGCAGGACCCGGCCCACCGGACGACGAACCGCCGCTACGCCCTGGGCATCGTCGTCGTCCAGCTCGGCTGGGTGGCCTTCATCCCGCTGGCGGAGCTGGAGGTCCTGCGCGTGCCGCTGTTCGTGCTGCTCGCCGCCGCCGACGTCGCGGTGCCGGTCTGGGCCGAGCGGGCCGGGATGACCAGCTGGCACCCCCACCACGTGGCGGAGCGCTACGGGCTGTTCTTCATCATCGTGCTGGGCGAGACGGTCCTGGCGGCCACGACGGCGGTGTCGGAGGCCTTCGCCGACCCGGCGGCCCGGCTGGGGGTCCTCGTCGTCGTGGTCAGCAGCGTGCTCATCGTCTTCAGCTGCTGGTGGCTCTACTTCTCCCGGGAGGCCGGGCCGGTGCTGGCCCGGGCGCGGACCGAGGGGCTCGGGCTGGCCTTCCGCTGGGGCTTCGGGCACTACGCCGTCTTCGCCTCGGCCGCCGCGGTGGGCGCGGGCCTGGCCGCACGGGTCGACCACTGGACCCACCACGCCGAGGCCCCGGAGCTGGTGACGGCGGCGTCGGTCACCGTGCCGACCGCCGTGCTGGTCGCCATGATCTGGCTCATCCAGCTGCGCGGGCCCGACGCCTCCGCGCGCACCGCCGTGCCGTTCGGGCTGGCCGTGCTGCTGGTGCTGGCCGGCACCCTGACGCCGGTGCCCGAGCTCGTCGCCGGCCTGGTCGTCGCCGCGCTGCTGGTGGTGGAGGTGCGGCTGGCGGCCGCGGCGGGCGGCACCGCGGCGCCGTGA
- a CDS encoding phosphotransferase family protein: MTGATADASARWAVVAVAAGLRPAADPVLAPSHSNDTWLLEDERWGAAVLRVCWRGDVARLPREAAVGAALPAAVGYPAVLGAGTTADGALSWTLTRRLPGCSLRTAWPGLGPGGRRDAVDAVVDALAALHAFRPPPSLRPVLRLAPLPAAPSVDAVVGRSMSPWPDGVGVLLAAASDRAPADLVAAVRRLLERDAALGPALDAASPTLVHGDLHLDNVWTDGQRVTGLLDLEWVRPAPPWVELARVADEVDQDVADGVAGHAELLAGLRRRLPGLEAVDRLPARLRLWRVAYQLRELVLWPVTAPAEAPPDHPVRLLAVLVGAG, from the coding sequence GTGACGGGCGCGACGGCCGACGCCTCCGCCCGCTGGGCCGTCGTCGCGGTCGCGGCCGGCCTGCGCCCGGCCGCGGACCCGGTGCTGGCGCCCAGCCACTCCAACGACACCTGGCTGCTCGAGGACGAGCGGTGGGGCGCCGCCGTGCTGCGGGTCTGCTGGCGCGGCGACGTCGCCCGGCTGCCCCGCGAGGCCGCCGTCGGCGCCGCCCTGCCCGCGGCGGTCGGCTACCCGGCGGTGCTGGGCGCGGGCACCACCGCCGACGGCGCCCTCAGCTGGACCCTCACCCGTAGGCTGCCGGGCTGCTCCCTGCGCACGGCGTGGCCGGGGCTGGGCCCGGGTGGGCGGCGCGACGCCGTCGACGCCGTCGTCGACGCGCTGGCCGCGCTGCACGCCTTCCGGCCGCCGCCGTCGCTGCGGCCGGTGCTGCGGCTCGCGCCGCTGCCGGCCGCGCCGTCCGTCGACGCCGTGGTCGGCCGGTCGATGAGCCCGTGGCCCGACGGCGTCGGGGTGCTCCTGGCCGCGGCGTCCGACCGGGCGCCGGCGGACCTGGTGGCTGCGGTCCGCCGGCTGCTGGAGCGTGACGCCGCCCTCGGCCCCGCCCTCGACGCCGCGTCGCCGACGCTGGTGCACGGCGACCTGCACCTGGACAACGTGTGGACCGACGGCCAGCGGGTCACGGGTCTGCTCGACCTCGAGTGGGTCCGGCCGGCGCCGCCGTGGGTCGAGCTGGCCCGGGTCGCCGACGAGGTGGACCAGGACGTGGCCGACGGCGTGGCCGGCCACGCCGAGCTGCTGGCCGGGCTGCGGCGGCGGCTGCCGGGTCTGGAAGCCGTCGACCGGCTGCCGGCGCGGCTCCGGCTATGGCGCGTGGCCTACCAGCTGCGCGAGCTGGTGCTCTGGCCGGTCACCGCTCCGGCCGAGGCGCCGCCGGACCACCCGGTGCGGCTGCTCGCCGTGCTGGTCGGCGCCGGCTGA
- a CDS encoding HIT family protein, translated as MADDDCLICRKHRGEGPLVGPVVHVDEHVSVSHRATGALGYVFVESRRHVPYLDGLTDTEAEAFGRTTTRLARALKAELDVAYVHVLVTGHSIAHLHQHVVVQHAGTPAGQPWWQEWDGAPHGDVAALAARLGWHLAG; from the coding sequence ATGGCCGACGACGACTGCCTCATCTGCCGCAAGCACCGGGGCGAGGGACCGCTCGTCGGCCCCGTGGTGCACGTCGACGAGCACGTCAGCGTCAGCCACCGCGCCACGGGCGCCCTGGGCTACGTCTTCGTCGAGTCCCGGCGCCACGTCCCCTACCTGGACGGGCTGACCGACACCGAGGCGGAGGCGTTCGGCCGGACGACGACGCGGCTGGCCCGGGCGCTCAAGGCCGAGCTCGACGTGGCCTACGTGCACGTCCTGGTCACCGGGCACTCGATCGCCCACCTCCACCAGCACGTCGTCGTCCAGCACGCCGGGACCCCTGCCGGGCAGCCGTGGTGGCAGGAGTGGGACGGCGCGCCGCACGGCGACGTCGCCGCCCTGGCCGCCCGGCTCGGCTGGCACCTCGCGGGCTGA
- a CDS encoding MarR family winged helix-turn-helix transcriptional regulator — MAADREPRDEVDLVVEAWSRERPDLDVTPLRVLSRVTRLARHLDRQRAASFQAHGLETWEFDVLAALRRAGAPNQLSPGQLLRETMVTSGTMTNRVDRLAARGLVRRDLHPGDKRGVLVGLTDAGRTAVDAALADLLEAEQQLLAGLDEGDQHQLARTLRRLLVVYREDPTAAP, encoded by the coding sequence ATGGCCGCCGACCGGGAACCGCGTGACGAGGTCGACCTCGTCGTCGAGGCCTGGTCGCGCGAGCGTCCCGACCTCGACGTCACCCCGCTGCGGGTGCTGTCCCGGGTGACGCGGCTGGCCCGGCACCTCGACCGGCAGCGGGCGGCGTCCTTCCAGGCCCACGGCCTGGAGACCTGGGAGTTCGACGTGCTCGCCGCGCTGCGCCGGGCCGGGGCGCCCAACCAGCTCTCCCCCGGCCAGCTGCTGCGGGAGACGATGGTCACCTCCGGCACCATGACCAACCGGGTCGACCGCCTGGCCGCCCGGGGCCTGGTCCGGCGCGACCTGCACCCCGGCGACAAGCGCGGGGTCCTCGTGGGGCTCACCGACGCCGGCCGGACCGCCGTCGACGCCGCCCTGGCCGACCTCCTGGAGGCCGAGCAGCAGCTGCTGGCCGGCCTGGACGAGGGCGACCAGCACCAGCTGGCCCGGACGCTCCGCCGGCTGCTCGTCGTCTACCGCGAGGACCCGACCGCGGCGCCCTGA
- a CDS encoding MFS transporter has product MATTTSPAPATGRAAPLGSPTASRAVALLFAVNGMLIGGNGGALPSLREKLEIDDSHVALMLFCGGLAGILSMQVGGRLADAVGARAVALCGLPVLIASAVTIALAPTFGVAVLGLVLLGLGNGAMDVGMNALGVQVEAARRQPVMSTFHAWFSIGGFAGAGAVLLLARVLGVEGGDVVTPLMLGLAAIAVVVLVVLVRITPQSAVVAHTVDGVRARIPRAAWVLGLMALAFGLSEGTAVDWSAIHVTDVARVDPTTGALGLIAVNGFMVVIRLLGDRLVARFGRRAVVRFGGACAAAGYVVVTLVGTLPLLVAGWCLVGFGVGMIAPQVYAVAGHLGGGRVLAVVVTFGYAAFLMGPAVIGFLVRHLGIQHTMAVPALLCAGIIALAATMPRTDTDLAGARDRG; this is encoded by the coding sequence GTGGCCACGACGACCTCCCCCGCCCCTGCCACCGGCCGGGCGGCCCCGCTGGGCTCCCCGACGGCCTCCCGCGCCGTCGCCCTCCTGTTCGCGGTCAACGGCATGCTCATCGGCGGCAACGGCGGCGCCCTGCCGTCGCTGCGCGAGAAGCTGGAGATCGACGACAGCCACGTGGCGCTGATGCTCTTCTGCGGCGGGCTGGCCGGCATCCTCTCCATGCAGGTGGGCGGCCGGCTGGCCGACGCCGTCGGCGCGCGGGCCGTGGCGCTCTGCGGGCTGCCGGTGCTGATCGCCTCGGCCGTCACCATCGCCCTGGCCCCGACCTTCGGCGTCGCCGTCCTCGGCCTGGTCCTGCTGGGCCTCGGCAACGGGGCGATGGACGTCGGGATGAACGCCCTCGGCGTGCAGGTCGAGGCGGCCCGCCGCCAGCCGGTGATGAGCACCTTCCACGCCTGGTTCTCCATCGGCGGCTTCGCCGGTGCCGGTGCGGTGCTGCTGCTGGCCCGGGTGCTGGGCGTCGAGGGCGGCGACGTCGTCACCCCTCTGATGCTGGGGCTGGCCGCGATCGCGGTCGTCGTGCTGGTGGTGCTGGTGCGGATCACCCCGCAGAGCGCGGTCGTCGCGCACACCGTCGACGGTGTCCGCGCGCGGATCCCCCGCGCCGCCTGGGTGCTGGGCCTGATGGCGCTGGCCTTCGGCCTGTCCGAGGGCACCGCCGTCGACTGGTCGGCCATCCACGTCACCGACGTCGCCCGGGTCGACCCCACGACCGGCGCGCTGGGCCTGATCGCCGTCAACGGCTTCATGGTCGTCATCCGGTTGCTGGGCGACCGGCTGGTGGCCCGGTTCGGCCGCCGCGCCGTCGTCCGCTTCGGCGGCGCCTGCGCCGCCGCCGGCTACGTCGTGGTGACCCTGGTGGGCACGCTGCCGCTGCTGGTCGCCGGCTGGTGCCTGGTGGGCTTCGGCGTCGGGATGATCGCCCCGCAGGTCTACGCCGTCGCCGGCCACCTCGGCGGCGGACGGGTGCTGGCCGTCGTCGTCACCTTCGGCTACGCGGCCTTCCTGATGGGCCCGGCCGTGATCGGCTTCCTCGTCCGGCACCTCGGCATCCAGCACACGATGGCGGTGCCCGCGCTGCTCTGCGCCGGGATCATCGCGCTGGCGGCGACCATGCCGCGGACCGACACCGACCTGGCCGGGGCGCGCGACCGCGGCTGA
- a CDS encoding TetR/AcrR family transcriptional regulator, protein MSGADRREQLIDVSRSLFAQRGFDGTSVEEIAATALVSKPVVYEHFGGKEGLYAVVVDREVRTLLDGIRGSLTSGHQRELLEQAALALLDYIEAHTDGFRILARDSSLGHAGGSFATILNDVATQVEGILSAEFKRQGLEPKHAPIYAQMLVGMVAITGQWWLDAQHPGKREVAAHLVNLSWNGLSHLQAKPTLVTDPGR, encoded by the coding sequence ATGTCCGGGGCGGACCGCCGCGAGCAGCTCATCGACGTCTCCCGCTCGCTCTTCGCGCAGCGCGGGTTCGACGGCACCTCGGTGGAGGAGATCGCCGCCACCGCCCTGGTCAGCAAGCCCGTCGTCTACGAGCACTTCGGCGGCAAGGAGGGCCTCTACGCCGTCGTCGTCGACCGCGAGGTGCGGACCCTGCTGGACGGCATCCGCGGCTCGCTGACCTCGGGCCACCAGCGCGAGCTGCTGGAGCAGGCGGCGCTGGCGCTGCTGGACTACATCGAGGCGCACACCGACGGCTTCCGGATCCTGGCCCGCGACTCCTCCCTCGGCCACGCCGGCGGGTCCTTCGCGACGATCCTCAACGACGTCGCCACCCAGGTGGAGGGCATCCTCTCGGCCGAGTTCAAGCGCCAGGGGCTCGAGCCCAAGCACGCCCCCATCTACGCCCAGATGCTGGTCGGGATGGTGGCCATCACCGGCCAGTGGTGGCTGGACGCGCAGCACCCGGGCAAGCGCGAGGTCGCCGCCCACCTCGTCAACCTCTCCTGGAACGGGCTGAGCCACCTGCAGGCCAAGCCCACGCTGGTCACCGACCCCGGTCGCTGA